The following coding sequences are from one Shumkonia mesophila window:
- a CDS encoding extracellular solute-binding protein, protein MRLIAALVALLVAAPLAAGAAEPIKRHGIAMHGEPKYSPNFTHFDYVNPDAPKGGTVRLDGVSGTFDTFNPFNARGTPASAVGLAFDTLMVASADEPFTKYGLLAESFEVPEDRSWIVFHLRPEARWHDGRPITAEDVEFSFRTLVEKGAPLYRFYYQSVSNVAVLDERTVKFTFAPGDNRELPLILGEMPVLPKHYWKDRDFGAATLEPPLGSGPYKVSRFETGRFVEVERVKDYWGKDLPVMRGQYNYDRIRFVYFRDRTVTREALKAGRIDFFSENSAKEWAIAYDVAAVRDGFLKKERFLDKSSGGMQAFYMNTRRPIFGDRRVRQALAYAFDFQWTNKNIYYGQYEQPASYFAPTELAASGLPQGEELEILERYRGRVPDEVFTEVYTVPKTDGSGWPRENLKIAFAKLAEAGWVVRDLRLVNAETGEPFGFEFLYGDQAQERVLLPFVRNLKRLGIDVRLRLVDAAQYINRFRATDFDMMIMNNAQSLSPGNEQREYWGSEAAERPGSRNIAGIKDPVIDELIDLVIAAPTRESLIQRTRALDRVLLWGHYVIPQLIAPYDRFLFWDKFGRPAVTPLNGPSPYYWWIDPEKDRALAERRRQEQTEE, encoded by the coding sequence CATGGGGAACCCAAGTACAGCCCCAACTTCACCCATTTCGACTACGTCAATCCCGACGCCCCCAAGGGCGGCACCGTGCGCCTGGACGGCGTATCGGGCACGTTCGATACCTTCAATCCCTTCAACGCCAGAGGCACGCCGGCCAGTGCCGTCGGATTGGCCTTCGATACCCTGATGGTGGCAAGCGCCGACGAGCCGTTCACCAAGTACGGCCTGCTCGCCGAATCCTTCGAAGTGCCGGAGGATCGCTCCTGGATCGTCTTTCACCTGCGCCCGGAGGCGCGCTGGCATGACGGCCGACCGATCACCGCCGAGGACGTCGAATTTTCCTTCCGTACTTTGGTCGAGAAGGGCGCTCCGCTGTACCGGTTCTATTACCAGAGCGTGTCCAATGTCGCCGTGCTCGACGAGCGGACCGTCAAGTTCACGTTCGCGCCCGGCGACAACCGCGAACTGCCGCTGATCCTGGGCGAGATGCCGGTGCTGCCGAAGCACTACTGGAAGGATCGCGACTTCGGCGCGGCAACCCTGGAGCCGCCGCTGGGCAGCGGCCCCTACAAGGTTTCCCGCTTCGAAACCGGCCGCTTCGTCGAGGTCGAGCGGGTCAAGGACTACTGGGGGAAAGACCTGCCGGTCATGCGCGGCCAGTACAACTATGACCGCATCCGATTCGTCTATTTTCGCGACCGCACGGTCACCCGGGAAGCCCTGAAGGCCGGGCGAATCGACTTTTTCTCCGAGAATTCGGCCAAGGAGTGGGCCATAGCCTACGATGTCGCCGCGGTGCGCGACGGGTTTCTCAAGAAGGAGAGGTTCCTCGACAAGAGCAGCGGCGGCATGCAGGCGTTCTACATGAACACCCGCCGGCCGATCTTCGGCGATCGCCGGGTGCGCCAGGCGCTGGCCTACGCCTTCGACTTCCAGTGGACGAACAAGAACATCTACTATGGCCAGTACGAGCAGCCGGCGAGCTATTTCGCGCCGACCGAACTGGCGGCCTCGGGTCTGCCACAAGGCGAGGAACTGGAGATCCTGGAACGCTATCGCGGTCGCGTGCCCGACGAGGTCTTCACAGAGGTCTACACGGTGCCGAAAACCGACGGCAGCGGCTGGCCACGCGAGAACCTGAAGATCGCCTTCGCAAAACTGGCCGAGGCCGGCTGGGTGGTACGTGATCTCCGGCTGGTCAATGCCGAAACCGGCGAGCCCTTCGGCTTCGAGTTCCTCTACGGCGACCAGGCGCAGGAGCGCGTGCTGCTGCCGTTCGTGCGCAACCTGAAGCGCCTGGGCATCGATGTCCGGCTGCGCTTGGTCGACGCGGCGCAGTACATCAATCGGTTCCGAGCCACGGATTTCGACATGATGATCATGAACAATGCCCAGTCGCTGTCGCCGGGCAACGAGCAGCGCGAGTACTGGGGATCGGAGGCGGCCGAGCGGCCAGGCAGCCGCAATATCGCCGGCATCAAGGACCCGGTGATCGACGAACTGATCGACCTGGTGATCGCGGCGCCAACCCGCGAGAGCCTGATCCAGAGGACGCGGGCGCTCGATCGCGTCCTGCTGTGGGGGCACTACGTCATTCCCCAACTCATCGCGCCGTACGACCGATTTCTTTTCTGGGACAAGTTCGGCCGCCCCGCCGTCACGCCTTTGAACGGGCCCAGCCCGTACTACTGGTGGATCGATCCCGAAAAGGACAGGGCGCTGGCAGAACGGCGCCGCCAGGAACAAACGGAGGAGTAA